From Bacillus basilensis, a single genomic window includes:
- a CDS encoding ABC transporter ATP-binding protein — translation MGQLLSLENVTLAVEKENSKQAIVKHVSFTINEGEIVALVGESGSGKSVTAQSIIGLNQEAIHIDDGNVSFQSKELTNLKELEWNQIRGKDISFIFQDPLSSLNPTMKVGRQITEVILQHEKKSKKEAKKIAINLLNDLGIHEAEKRFEQYPHQLSGGMRQRICLAIAFACHPKLVIADEPTTALDVTIQKQIMGLLKERKEKQNTSILLITHDLALVREVADRVVVMYGGRVVEKGTIREVIGSPKHPYTKSLLQAIPNMDDTEKVLRAIEGTTPSIETLNSFGCPFVNRCPVAIKECIYRFPERTTYSGEHSSHCWQHVLEHNEAKSKEKVNAS, via the coding sequence ATGGGACAGCTCTTATCTTTAGAAAACGTAACGTTAGCCGTTGAAAAAGAGAACAGTAAGCAAGCAATTGTGAAGCATGTTTCCTTTACTATTAACGAGGGTGAAATAGTTGCACTTGTAGGAGAAAGTGGTTCAGGAAAAAGTGTTACAGCACAATCCATTATCGGCTTAAATCAAGAAGCAATTCACATTGATGATGGAAATGTATCTTTCCAATCAAAGGAATTAACGAATTTAAAGGAATTAGAATGGAATCAAATTCGTGGGAAAGATATTTCTTTTATCTTTCAAGACCCACTTTCATCTTTAAATCCGACGATGAAGGTGGGAAGGCAAATTACAGAGGTGATTTTGCAACACGAAAAGAAATCGAAAAAAGAGGCAAAAAAAATTGCAATTAACTTATTAAATGATTTAGGGATACATGAAGCAGAGAAACGATTTGAACAGTACCCACATCAATTAAGTGGCGGTATGAGGCAGCGTATTTGTTTAGCAATTGCGTTTGCTTGTCATCCAAAGCTTGTTATTGCAGACGAGCCAACAACAGCGTTAGATGTAACGATTCAGAAACAAATTATGGGGCTATTAAAAGAAAGAAAAGAAAAACAAAATACAAGTATTTTATTAATTACACATGATTTGGCACTTGTACGTGAAGTAGCTGACCGAGTAGTTGTCATGTACGGAGGGCGTGTCGTTGAAAAAGGAACGATACGGGAAGTAATAGGTTCTCCTAAACATCCATATACGAAAAGTTTATTACAAGCAATTCCGAATATGGATGATACCGAAAAAGTATTACGTGCAATCGAAGGAACGACACCTTCCATTGAGACGTTAAATAGCTTTGGTTGTCCTTTTGTAAATCGTTGCCCGGTAGCAATAAAAGAATGTATTTATCGTTTTCCAGAGAGAACAACATATTCTGGGGAGCATAGCTCACATTGCTGGCAGCATGTTCTTGAGCATAACGAAGCGAAATCAAAAGAGAAGGTGAATGCCTCATGA
- a CDS encoding YusW family protein — protein sequence MRILLSVLLALMLVPALTGCKAPAKEDTTSNKKTTEEAKNETPVDLKLNFNEFSLDADYQDTKKDYEADYKNIAADKKMEAKIEDHKANVNLTGDEAITKLSPLLQELKFDKDTPDQEVIDQVLNVFKLDKDYQKFELEVVFSDGTKKEYKREIK from the coding sequence ATGAGAATTTTACTATCAGTTTTATTAGCTCTTATGCTAGTACCTGCATTAACAGGATGTAAGGCTCCTGCAAAAGAAGATACAACTTCGAATAAGAAAACGACTGAAGAAGCAAAAAATGAGACTCCTGTAGACTTAAAACTTAACTTTAATGAATTTAGTTTAGATGCAGACTATCAAGATACGAAGAAAGACTACGAAGCTGATTATAAAAATATAGCAGCTGATAAGAAAATGGAAGCAAAAATTGAAGATCATAAAGCAAATGTAAATTTAACAGGAGACGAAGCTATCACAAAACTAAGCCCACTTCTACAAGAATTAAAATTTGATAAAGATACTCCTGACCAAGAAGTAATCGATCAAGTCTTAAACGTGTTCAAACTTGATAAAGACTATCAAAAATTTGAGTTAGAAGTTGTCTTCTCTGATGGAACGAAAAAAGAATATAAAAGAGAAATAAAATAA
- a CDS encoding peptide ABC transporter substrate-binding protein has product MKKFLLFVIMTVLAITSVACGKKETQKASAGKGEGNRLVTNIGSDPYTLDSAIATDSTSGYVIGHLFSSLYTQDSDGKYQNELAEKEEVNADGTEYTIHLKKDIKWSDGSAITANDFEFAWKRLLNPKTGSMNATEMYFIKGAEAYNTGKGEEGQVGIQVIDPQTLKVTLEHPVSSIKQKLASSLFIPLSKKSIDDNNKLKTDPKELITNGPFTLKEWKHNQAITVQKNKEYYDKKVTLKEIEFRIIPDSKTAYQLYKSKELDLLSGLPQEMIEKEKGNKEYKRVAGFSSYIYSFNVEKEPFTNAKVRKAFSLAVDRKFIVEKLYKNNAQEANAFVPEGAKTQSGRDFRKEKGGYVKFDPAEAKKLLEEGMKEQGWSTLPEVTLKFTTDTQHKKVAEAMQEMFKKNLGVDIKLENKEWKSYIDTYKQSDFQLAYMGWGGSLLDPITKLDLYAGDGPNNYAKWHNKEFDALVKEAEVEQDEDKRFDLLHKAEDIMFTDSPLIPVIFPSDSYLQKETVSGLQYYVGSKPDLRYAKIKK; this is encoded by the coding sequence ATGAAGAAGTTTTTACTGTTTGTCATTATGACTGTTTTAGCAATTACTTCTGTCGCTTGTGGTAAGAAAGAAACGCAAAAGGCAAGTGCTGGTAAGGGAGAAGGCAATCGATTAGTAACGAATATTGGTAGCGATCCATATACGCTTGATTCTGCTATTGCGACAGATAGTACTTCAGGTTATGTAATTGGACATTTATTCTCAAGCTTATATACGCAAGATAGTGATGGGAAATATCAAAATGAATTAGCAGAGAAGGAAGAAGTAAATGCTGATGGAACTGAGTATACAATTCATTTAAAGAAAGATATTAAATGGTCAGATGGTTCTGCTATTACAGCAAATGATTTTGAATTTGCATGGAAGCGATTATTAAATCCGAAAACGGGTTCTATGAATGCGACAGAAATGTATTTTATTAAAGGGGCAGAGGCATACAATACCGGAAAAGGTGAAGAAGGACAAGTTGGCATTCAAGTCATTGATCCTCAAACATTAAAGGTAACACTTGAACACCCAGTGTCTTCCATTAAACAAAAATTAGCAAGCTCATTATTCATTCCATTATCTAAAAAATCAATTGATGATAATAATAAATTAAAAACAGATCCAAAAGAGTTAATTACGAACGGACCATTCACGTTAAAAGAATGGAAGCATAATCAGGCTATTACAGTACAAAAAAATAAAGAATACTATGATAAAAAGGTAACATTAAAAGAAATTGAGTTTCGTATTATTCCAGATTCTAAAACAGCGTACCAATTATACAAATCAAAAGAATTAGATTTACTAAGTGGTTTACCACAAGAAATGATTGAGAAAGAAAAAGGAAATAAAGAATATAAGCGTGTTGCGGGATTCTCATCTTATATTTATTCGTTTAACGTAGAAAAAGAGCCATTCACAAATGCGAAAGTACGTAAAGCATTCTCATTAGCTGTTGATCGTAAGTTTATCGTTGAAAAACTGTATAAAAACAATGCACAAGAAGCAAATGCATTCGTTCCAGAAGGAGCAAAAACACAAAGTGGCCGTGATTTCCGTAAAGAAAAAGGTGGTTACGTTAAATTTGATCCAGCAGAAGCGAAAAAATTACTAGAAGAAGGTATGAAAGAACAAGGCTGGTCTACATTACCTGAAGTAACATTAAAATTCACTACAGATACACAACATAAAAAAGTAGCAGAAGCAATGCAAGAAATGTTTAAGAAAAATCTTGGCGTAGATATTAAATTAGAAAATAAAGAGTGGAAGAGTTACATCGACACATATAAGCAAAGTGATTTCCAATTAGCTTATATGGGATGGGGCGGTTCTCTATTAGATCCAATTACTAAATTAGATTTATATGCAGGTGATGGTCCAAACAACTATGCAAAATGGCATAATAAAGAATTTGATGCTTTAGTGAAAGAAGCAGAAGTTGAACAAGATGAAGATAAGCGCTTTGACTTACTGCATAAAGCAGAAGATATTATGTTTACAGATTCACCATTAATTCCGGTTATATTCCCTTCTGATTCCTATTTACAAAAAGAAACAGTATCTGGACTTCAATATTATGTTGGATCTAAGCCGGATTTAAGATATGCAAAAATAAAGAAGTAG
- a CDS encoding ABC transporter ATP-binding protein, producing the protein MTTDLITVKQVTKTYGSKNKEIAALKDISLSIPKGTTLGIIGESGSGKTTLGKLIAGIERPTSGEIEYNDQVVHKLKAAHKRDFLQKVQFIFQDSTAALNPRWKVRDSVTEGYISFGLGDKGLKDKVAGDALERVGLDRRYIDRYPHEFSGGQRQRIAIARALLCEPEVLILDEPISALDVSLQIQIVHLLQKIQKEQGYTYLFIAHDLPMVHYLCEKVAVLYKGELVEFGNTDEVFRNPQHSYTKTLLASTPKISG; encoded by the coding sequence ATGACGACAGATTTAATTACCGTAAAGCAAGTAACGAAAACATATGGAAGTAAAAATAAAGAAATCGCAGCGTTAAAAGATATATCACTTTCTATTCCGAAAGGAACAACGCTTGGCATTATTGGAGAAAGTGGTTCTGGAAAAACAACACTCGGTAAGCTCATAGCTGGGATTGAGAGACCAACGTCTGGTGAAATTGAATATAACGATCAAGTTGTTCACAAGTTAAAGGCGGCTCATAAGCGTGATTTCTTACAGAAAGTACAGTTCATTTTTCAAGATTCCACAGCTGCATTAAATCCGCGCTGGAAAGTACGCGATAGCGTAACGGAAGGATATATTTCATTCGGACTCGGTGATAAAGGATTGAAAGATAAAGTCGCAGGTGATGCGCTAGAGCGTGTTGGATTAGATAGACGATATATTGATCGCTATCCACACGAATTTAGCGGAGGACAACGTCAACGTATCGCTATTGCAAGAGCGTTATTATGTGAGCCAGAAGTATTAATCCTTGATGAACCAATTTCAGCATTAGATGTTTCACTTCAAATTCAAATTGTACATTTGTTGCAAAAGATTCAAAAGGAACAAGGCTATACATATTTATTTATCGCGCATGATTTGCCGATGGTTCACTATTTATGTGAAAAAGTGGCTGTCTTATATAAAGGAGAACTTGTTGAATTTGGAAATACGGATGAAGTATTCCGTAATCCACAACATTCTTATACAAAAACATTATTAGCATCAACACCAAAAATTTCAGGTTAA
- a CDS encoding ABC transporter permease, protein MGAYEINKQLLTNEEKKELTINKDQQTISRKKEVLRKFVSNPIAVLGSVTLLLIIAFSLIGESLTPFTASEQVKEATNLPPSSEHWFGTDDLGRDIWARTWAGGKISLTVGLIAAVLDIGLGVLIGGFSGYVRGRNRLGTLIDEWIIRGIEVLYGIPYLLIVILLLIVMKPGLFTIIIALALTGWIGMARLIRAQVLSLKQREFVIAAERLGTSHMKIIYGHLIPNLTGIIIVNLSFTIPAAIFSESFLSFIGLGVQSPAASWGTMTNDALGTLLSGEWWQLFFPAIMIALIMFAFNAIGDGLQDAIDPKIVKRNRKEKKHGTALIFRKRNVSR, encoded by the coding sequence TTATTAACGAATGAAGAGAAAAAAGAATTAACGATAAATAAAGATCAGCAAACGATTAGCCGAAAAAAGGAAGTACTGCGTAAGTTTGTATCGAATCCAATCGCAGTTTTAGGGTCAGTGACGTTATTACTAATTATTGCATTCTCTCTTATTGGTGAAAGTTTAACGCCATTTACTGCGAGTGAGCAAGTAAAAGAGGCAACAAACTTACCGCCTAGTAGTGAACATTGGTTCGGAACAGATGATTTAGGTAGAGACATATGGGCACGTACATGGGCTGGCGGGAAAATTTCGCTAACAGTTGGATTGATAGCAGCAGTTCTTGATATAGGGCTAGGTGTACTGATCGGTGGATTTAGTGGATATGTGAGAGGGCGCAATCGCCTTGGAACGTTAATTGATGAGTGGATTATAAGAGGGATTGAAGTATTATATGGTATCCCATATTTGTTAATTGTTATTTTACTATTAATCGTTATGAAACCAGGTCTTTTTACCATCATTATCGCACTTGCATTAACAGGGTGGATTGGAATGGCTCGTCTCATTCGAGCTCAAGTCTTGTCTTTAAAACAAAGAGAGTTTGTTATTGCAGCGGAGCGACTAGGTACATCGCATATGAAAATTATATATGGACATTTAATTCCGAACTTAACAGGCATTATTATCGTGAATTTGTCATTTACAATTCCAGCAGCTATTTTCTCAGAATCATTTTTAAGTTTTATTGGCCTTGGAGTGCAATCACCAGCAGCGAGTTGGGGAACGATGACGAACGATGCACTTGGGACATTACTAAGCGGGGAATGGTGGCAGCTATTCTTCCCGGCAATCATGATTGCACTCATCATGTTCGCATTTAATGCAATTGGTGATGGTTTGCAAGATGCAATTGATCCGAAAATCGTAAAACGGAATCGAAAGGAGAAAAAACATGGGACAGCTCTTATCTTTAGAAAACGTAACGTTAGCCGTTGA
- a CDS encoding helix-turn-helix transcriptional regulator, whose amino-acid sequence MHEEYKEIIKEAIEYIEDHLHEELTTERVASHSAVSMYHFHRIFQRYIGMSVTDYIRKRRLTHAAQVLVSTERAVIDIAMQYGFSSQEAFTRAFKRMFQLPPNKYRKYFQSFYIEREGVSMQKGIPKGWILSGSHPAEYEMGLDYEVVHQGKVSAYIKAKENVTHGGFSTLMQMFRADKYVGKRLRFTAFVKSENVKDWAGLWMRVDGKDTEPLAMDNMQNRPIKNTNNWQSYSVVLDIKEEALGIAFGVLLSGEGCVWLDSIRFDEVDEKIPSTDLAENFYETLLEEPVNLQFEEIEK is encoded by the coding sequence ATGCATGAAGAATATAAAGAGATAATAAAAGAAGCAATTGAATATATAGAGGATCATTTACATGAGGAGCTTACAACAGAAAGAGTAGCGTCTCACAGTGCAGTATCGATGTATCATTTCCATCGTATTTTTCAAAGATATATCGGGATGAGTGTAACGGATTATATTCGAAAGAGAAGATTAACTCATGCTGCACAGGTTTTAGTGTCAACTGAGAGAGCTGTTATTGATATTGCAATGCAATATGGTTTTTCCTCACAAGAGGCATTTACGAGAGCTTTTAAAAGAATGTTTCAATTGCCACCAAATAAATATCGAAAGTACTTTCAGTCATTTTATATAGAAAGAGAGGGTGTTTCAATGCAAAAAGGTATACCGAAAGGATGGATCTTAAGTGGGAGTCATCCTGCTGAATATGAGATGGGTTTAGATTATGAAGTTGTCCATCAAGGAAAAGTATCTGCATACATAAAAGCAAAAGAGAATGTTACGCACGGAGGATTTTCAACATTAATGCAAATGTTCCGAGCGGATAAGTATGTAGGAAAGAGGTTACGTTTTACAGCATTTGTTAAGAGTGAGAATGTAAAAGATTGGGCAGGATTGTGGATGCGAGTAGACGGAAAAGATACTGAACCACTTGCTATGGATAACATGCAAAATCGCCCCATTAAAAATACGAATAACTGGCAATCATACTCGGTTGTATTAGATATAAAAGAAGAAGCGCTTGGTATCGCATTTGGTGTTTTATTATCAGGAGAAGGTTGTGTGTGGCTAGATAGTATACGATTTGATGAAGTGGATGAAAAAATTCCTTCAACAGATTTGGCTGAAAACTTTTATGAAACACTTTTAGAAGAGCCGGTAAATCTGCAATTTGAAGAGATAGAAAAGTAA